In Dama dama isolate Ldn47 chromosome 9, ASM3311817v1, whole genome shotgun sequence, the following proteins share a genomic window:
- the LOC133061338 gene encoding olfactory receptor 2B11, giving the protein MRSDNQSIWGDPPKDFILLGVSDRPWLELPLFVVLLVSYVLAMWGNVSIILVSRLDPQLHSPMYIFLSHLSFLDLCYTTTTVPQMLVNMGSSSKTISYSGCTVQYAIFHWLGCTECIVLAAMALDRYVAICEPLRYTIFMHRPLCQQLVAVAWLSGFGNSLVQVVLTVQLPFCGRQVLNNFFCEVPAMIKLSCTDTAVNDTTLAVLVAFFVPVPLALILLSYGFIARAVLRIQSSKGRHKAFGTCSSHLVVVSLFYLPAIYMYLQPPSHYSQEQGKFISLFYSIITPTLNPFIYTLRNKDVKGALRRLLARIWRFCIR; this is encoded by the coding sequence ATGAGAAGTGACAACCAAAGCATTTGGGGGGATCCCCCTAAGGACTTCATCCTTCTGGGTGTTTCTGACAGGCCATGGCTGGAACTCCCTCTCTTTGTGGTCCTCCTAGTGTCCTATGTGCTGGCCATGTGGGGGAACGTTTCCATCATCTTGGTGTCCCGCTTGGATCCCCAGCTCCACAGCCCCATGTACATCTTCCTTAGCCACCTCTCCTTCCTGGACCTCTGCTATACCACCACCACTGTTCCTCAGATGCTGGTCAACATGGGCAGCTCCAGCAAGACCATCAGCTACAGCGGATGCACAGTACAGTATGCGATTTTCCACTGGTTGGGATGCACCGAGTGCATCGTTTTGGCGGCCATGGCCCTGGACCGCTACGTGGCCATTTGTGAGCCCCTCCGATATACCATTTTCATGCACCGCCCTCTCTGCCAGCAGCTCGTGGCTGTGGCCTGGCTCAGTGGCTTTGGCAACTCCCTCGTTCAAGTGGTCCTGACAGTGCAGTTGCCTTTCTGTGGGCGACAGGTGCTAAACAACTTCTTCTGTGAAGTGCCAGCCATGATCAAGCTATCATGTACTGACACAGCTGTGAATGACACCACGCTGGCGGTGCTGGTGGCCTTCTTTGTGCCGGTCCCCCTGGCTCTCATCCTTCTCTCCTATGGCTTCATTGCCCGTGCAGTGCTCAGAATCCAGTCCTCCAAGGGTCGGCACAAAGCCTTTGGGACCTGTTCTTCCCACCTGGTGGTGGTCTCCCTCTTCTACCTACCTGCCATCTACATGTACCTGCAACCTCCTTCCCACTACTCCCAAGAGCAGGGCAAATTTATCTCCCTCTTCTATTCCATAATCACCCCCACCCTCAATCCCTTCATCTATACCCTGAGGAACAAGGATGTGAAGGGTGCTCTGAGAAGACTTCTGGCAAGGATCTGGAGGTTCTGCATAAGGTAA